One stretch of Streptomyces peucetius DNA includes these proteins:
- a CDS encoding AIM24 family protein, whose product MNQQLAGFAPTPVVARMENHGRTMLKVAMATGQDLYARTGSMVAYEGFVQYEPNPPAVRQIAAQWVTGEGAPIMKCSGDGLLYLADYGADIVVINLNNDSISVNGTNVLAFDAHLQWGVEKVKGLAKFAGQGLWNVEIAGTGWVALTSRGTPIMVDCGRGEDETYVDPDALVAWSPNLKVKGKRSFKASSLIGRGSGEAYQMAFSGQGIVVVQPSEDSTDRLRIRH is encoded by the coding sequence ATGAACCAGCAACTCGCGGGCTTCGCCCCGACCCCTGTGGTGGCCCGGATGGAAAACCACGGCCGCACCATGCTCAAGGTCGCCATGGCCACCGGCCAGGACCTGTACGCGCGTACCGGATCGATGGTCGCCTACGAGGGCTTCGTCCAGTACGAGCCCAACCCGCCCGCCGTCCGTCAGATCGCCGCCCAGTGGGTGACCGGCGAGGGCGCGCCCATCATGAAGTGCTCGGGTGACGGACTGCTCTACCTCGCCGACTACGGGGCGGACATCGTCGTCATCAACCTCAACAACGACTCCATCTCTGTCAACGGGACCAATGTGCTGGCCTTCGACGCGCACCTGCAGTGGGGCGTGGAGAAGGTCAAGGGACTGGCCAAGTTCGCCGGCCAGGGCCTGTGGAACGTGGAGATCGCGGGCACCGGCTGGGTCGCCCTGACCTCGCGCGGCACCCCGATCATGGTCGACTGCGGCCGCGGCGAGGACGAGACGTACGTCGACCCCGACGCCCTCGTCGCCTGGTCCCCGAACCTGAAGGTGAAGGGCAAGCGCAGCTTCAAGGCGTCCTCGCTGATCGGGCGGGGGAGCGGCGAGGCGTACCAGATGGCCTTCTCGGGCCAGGGCATCGTCGTCGTGCAGCCGAGCGAGGACAGTACCGACCGCCTGCGGATCCGGCACTGA
- a CDS encoding M48 family metallopeptidase, translated as MSVDPPRLAGETSPRTAGGQQRSAPRHPPRGSGTSAVEVRRSARRSRTVSAYREGDRTIVLIPARMSEAEERRWVGVMLDKLAAQESRRVLGDAELTERAERLSDQYFDGRARPASVRWVTNQNTRWGSCTPAEGSIRLSHRLQGMPEYVVDYVLVHELAHLLVPGHGPRFWRLMEAYPRTERARGYLEGVVSADRLPHLPPARGE; from the coding sequence GTGTCCGTCGATCCCCCTCGCCTCGCTGGGGAGACCTCACCGCGCACCGCGGGAGGCCAGCAGCGCAGCGCGCCACGTCACCCGCCCCGCGGATCGGGAACGAGCGCGGTCGAGGTCCGCCGCAGCGCCCGGCGCAGTCGGACGGTGTCCGCGTACCGGGAGGGCGACCGGACCATCGTGCTCATTCCGGCCCGTATGTCGGAGGCGGAGGAACGGCGCTGGGTCGGCGTCATGCTGGACAAACTCGCCGCCCAGGAGAGCAGACGGGTCCTCGGTGACGCCGAACTCACCGAGCGTGCGGAACGTTTGTCCGACCAGTACTTCGACGGGCGCGCCAGGCCGGCGTCCGTACGCTGGGTGACGAACCAGAACACCCGCTGGGGCTCGTGCACTCCGGCGGAGGGCAGCATCCGGCTCTCCCACCGTCTTCAGGGCATGCCGGAGTACGTGGTGGACTACGTGCTCGTCCACGAGCTGGCCCATCTGCTCGTTCCCGGTCATGGACCCCGGTTCTGGCGGCTGATGGAGGCCTACCCGCGCACCGAGCGCGCCCGCGGTTATCTGGAAGGCGTCGTCTCGGCCGACCGGTTGCCGCATCTGCCGCCCGCCCGCGGAGAGTGA
- a CDS encoding AIM24 family protein, translating into MQSPLFSYAEQQSQDRYVVQNPQLLRVALTGHDDVLARKGAMVAYQGLVDFDGEYQTSSQRRARANTGEGLDLMRCSGQGTIYFANLAQYIHVVDVDQEGMTVDSAYVLALDSTLHTEVIAVDSQYGISGSGKYQLNISGRGKVALMTSGQPLMMQVTPDKYVNADADAIVAWSTGLRVQMQAQTHSSGVRRRRGNTGEGWELSFLGQGFALVQPSEVMPPQNADIGQGVRAQFGVGQHGSHAQNQNNAWN; encoded by the coding sequence ATGCAGAGCCCGCTTTTCAGCTACGCAGAACAGCAGAGCCAGGACCGGTACGTCGTGCAAAACCCGCAGTTGCTGCGGGTCGCGCTGACCGGACACGACGACGTCCTCGCCCGCAAGGGCGCCATGGTGGCGTACCAGGGACTGGTCGACTTCGACGGCGAGTACCAGACGAGCAGCCAGCGCCGGGCCCGCGCCAACACCGGTGAGGGTCTCGACCTGATGCGCTGCTCCGGTCAGGGCACGATCTACTTCGCCAACCTCGCGCAGTACATCCACGTGGTGGACGTCGACCAGGAGGGCATGACCGTCGACAGCGCCTACGTCCTGGCGCTCGACTCCACGCTGCACACCGAGGTCATCGCGGTGGACAGCCAGTACGGCATCTCCGGCTCCGGCAAGTACCAGCTCAACATCTCGGGCCGGGGCAAGGTCGCGCTGATGACCTCGGGCCAGCCGCTGATGATGCAGGTCACCCCGGACAAGTACGTCAACGCGGACGCCGACGCCATCGTCGCCTGGTCCACGGGCCTGCGGGTGCAGATGCAGGCGCAGACGCACTCCTCCGGCGTGCGCCGCCGCCGCGGCAACACCGGAGAGGGCTGGGAGCTCAGCTTCCTCGGCCAGGGCTTCGCCCTGGTCCAGCCCAGCGAGGTCATGCCCCCGCAGAACGCGGACATCGGCCAGGGCGTGCGTGCCCAGTTCGGTGTCGGCCAGCACGGCTCCCACGCCCAGAACCAGAACAACGCCTGGAACTAG
- a CDS encoding TerD family protein, producing MAREFQRGHKAKISDLTPGTDLYVGVQIAAPGLTFDISCFGLDANEQLSDDRYFIFFNQPKSPEESIQLLGAQSGDTESFRVTLDRIPANIHRLSFTATIDGAGQMSQIGPGYIRIVAGGEEVVRYAFTGSEFTTERAVMLGDFYLKDVWRFAAVGQGFDGGLEALLKNFGGEVAEEQPAAQEPQGAAPTFAPPPQASAPAPAFGAPAAPAAPQAPQPAPAFGAPAPQAPAPHAPAAQAPAAPQNPQMHAAPTMAAPMTPPAGTVPPPAPSPYGQPPQQPQFGQVPGQPPGQMPGQIPGQAPGQMPQPGMPSPYGQQAPAPYGQQPPGMPQGGVPQGAPQGGAGLQAALQPYRETATGQRWTPQNQQLMRVDLTMGGTPVLARQGSMVMYQGKVDFGYKGAGFAGRVVGNATGQEMQLMRCSGRGQVFLAEEGAHLHSIELQGDGICVSAENVLAFDESLQHEVRRIEGHGIPGGALFTMMFQGTGTVVVKTHGIPVVLPVTPTTFADCNAVVAWSAASQVILSSQVRLRRNAYPGHSGETVNLQFRGAPGNFIVVQPYEV from the coding sequence ATGGCCAGGGAATTCCAACGCGGCCACAAGGCCAAGATCAGTGATCTTACTCCGGGGACGGATCTGTACGTAGGCGTGCAGATCGCCGCTCCTGGTCTGACCTTCGACATCAGCTGCTTCGGGCTCGATGCCAACGAGCAGCTCTCCGACGACCGGTACTTCATCTTCTTCAATCAGCCGAAGTCGCCCGAGGAGTCCATTCAGCTGCTCGGCGCGCAGTCCGGCGACACCGAGTCGTTCCGCGTCACGCTCGACCGCATCCCGGCGAACATCCACAGGCTCTCCTTCACCGCCACGATCGACGGTGCCGGCCAGATGTCGCAGATCGGCCCCGGATACATTCGCATCGTCGCCGGTGGCGAAGAGGTCGTCCGGTACGCCTTCACCGGCTCCGAGTTCACCACCGAGCGCGCCGTGATGCTGGGGGACTTCTACCTCAAGGACGTGTGGCGCTTCGCTGCCGTCGGCCAGGGATTCGACGGCGGTCTCGAGGCCCTGCTGAAGAACTTCGGCGGCGAGGTCGCCGAGGAGCAGCCGGCCGCGCAGGAGCCGCAGGGTGCGGCCCCCACGTTCGCGCCGCCTCCACAGGCATCCGCACCGGCTCCGGCTTTCGGCGCCCCGGCGGCTCCCGCTGCCCCTCAGGCACCGCAGCCCGCGCCCGCCTTCGGCGCTCCCGCGCCTCAGGCACCGGCGCCCCACGCTCCGGCCGCTCAGGCCCCGGCCGCGCCGCAGAATCCGCAGATGCATGCCGCGCCGACCATGGCAGCGCCGATGACCCCGCCGGCCGGCACCGTCCCGCCGCCCGCCCCGTCCCCCTACGGTCAGCCGCCGCAGCAGCCGCAGTTCGGCCAGGTCCCCGGTCAGCCGCCCGGTCAGATGCCGGGCCAGATTCCCGGCCAGGCTCCGGGCCAGATGCCGCAGCCCGGCATGCCGTCGCCGTACGGTCAGCAGGCCCCCGCCCCGTACGGCCAGCAGCCTCCCGGTATGCCCCAGGGCGGCGTGCCCCAGGGCGCCCCGCAGGGCGGCGCCGGTCTGCAGGCCGCCCTGCAGCCGTACCGCGAGACGGCCACGGGCCAGCGATGGACCCCGCAGAACCAGCAACTCATGCGCGTCGACCTGACCATGGGCGGCACGCCGGTGCTCGCCCGGCAGGGCAGCATGGTCATGTACCAGGGCAAGGTCGACTTCGGTTACAAGGGCGCCGGCTTCGCGGGCCGCGTCGTCGGCAACGCGACCGGCCAGGAAATGCAGTTGATGCGTTGCAGCGGACGCGGCCAGGTCTTCCTCGCCGAGGAAGGCGCGCATCTGCACTCCATCGAGCTGCAGGGCGACGGGATCTGCGTCTCCGCGGAGAACGTCCTCGCCTTCGACGAGTCCTTGCAGCACGAGGTCCGCCGCATCGAGGGCCACGGCATCCCCGGCGGCGCGCTGTTCACGATGATGTTCCAGGGCACGGGCACCGTCGTCGTCAAGACGCACGGCATCCCCGTGGTCCTGCCGGTCACGCCCACCACGTTCGCCGACTGCAACGCGGTCGTCGCCTGGTCGGCGGCCTCGCAGGTCATCCTCTCCAGCCAGGTCCGGCTGCGCCGCAACGCGTACCCGGGACACAGCGGAGAGACCGTGAACCTGCAGTTCCGGGGAGCCCCCGGCAACTTCATCGTCGTCCAGCCGTACGAGGTCTGA
- a CDS encoding NUDIX hydrolase, producing MSLHDDAVLVLKGYDAHGDQAELRRTYLDHLAAHPDGTWKSCRAGHLTASALVIDPERGQVLLTLHRKLGMWLQMGGHCEQDDTSLAGAALREATEESGMTGLSLLPGGPVTLDRHAIPAPCHWHLDVQYAALAPAGATWAISDESLDLRWFRYDEVAEVADASVMRLMERTRARL from the coding sequence GTGAGCCTTCACGACGACGCGGTCCTCGTGCTGAAGGGCTACGACGCCCACGGGGACCAGGCAGAGCTGCGCCGGACCTACCTGGACCATCTGGCGGCCCACCCGGACGGGACGTGGAAGTCCTGCCGGGCCGGGCATCTGACCGCCAGCGCCCTGGTGATCGACCCGGAGCGCGGGCAGGTGCTGCTGACGCTGCACCGGAAGCTCGGCATGTGGCTGCAGATGGGCGGCCACTGCGAGCAGGACGACACGAGCCTCGCCGGAGCCGCACTGCGTGAGGCGACGGAGGAGTCCGGCATGACCGGGCTCTCCCTGCTGCCCGGCGGGCCGGTCACCCTCGACCGGCACGCGATCCCGGCGCCGTGCCACTGGCACCTGGACGTGCAGTACGCGGCGCTCGCCCCGGCAGGCGCGACCTGGGCGATCAGCGACGAGTCGCTGGACCTGCGCTGGTTCCGGTACGACGAGGTGGCGGAGGTCGCCGACGCCTCCGTCATGCGGCTCATGGAGCGTACGAGGGCGCGTCTGTGA
- a CDS encoding ThiF family adenylyltransferase, translated as MHPMMKPALRRAWRDRQSVQFGVTPAHAVTVGPVDTATGALMELLDGTRGLPLLREEARSMGLPEGRAEALVRRLTAAGLLDDPTAGGPAVAALRKRAAAHDRLRPDIASMSVIHPEPGGAAGRVAARRAIRVQVRGAGRVGASVAATLSAAGVGCVEVLDGGYTEPGDVAPCGLPAEAVGDRRDAAARRLVRRAAPAGPLRTTGPRDPAGGEPGLSLVILAPRDGLAAYAPALQEAEDRIASGIPHLYTGVVEATGVVGPLVLPGCTACGGCMERGRADLDPGRPRLLAQWRSGRRRSVAACDVALATAVSGLAACHALSFLDGGAPASTGSRWEVSLPQLSWRSERIVPHLDCVCGAAGKTERGNTSAVTATHATMNG; from the coding sequence ATGCATCCGATGATGAAGCCTGCTTTGCGGCGGGCATGGCGGGACCGGCAGTCGGTGCAGTTCGGGGTGACGCCCGCGCATGCGGTGACTGTGGGGCCCGTGGACACGGCGACCGGCGCCCTGATGGAGTTGCTGGACGGGACCCGCGGTCTGCCGCTGCTGCGCGAGGAGGCGCGGTCCATGGGCCTGCCGGAGGGCAGAGCGGAAGCACTCGTGCGCCGTCTGACGGCCGCGGGCCTGCTCGACGACCCCACGGCCGGCGGCCCGGCGGTCGCCGCGCTGCGCAAACGGGCCGCGGCCCACGACCGGTTGCGTCCGGACATCGCCTCGATGTCCGTGATCCATCCCGAACCGGGCGGGGCGGCAGGACGCGTGGCGGCCCGGCGTGCCATACGGGTCCAGGTGCGCGGAGCCGGGCGGGTGGGTGCGTCGGTCGCCGCGACGCTGTCGGCCGCCGGCGTGGGATGCGTCGAAGTGCTGGACGGCGGATACACCGAGCCCGGGGACGTGGCTCCCTGCGGACTGCCCGCCGAGGCCGTCGGGGACCGCAGGGATGCGGCAGCCCGGCGGCTGGTGCGGCGCGCCGCTCCGGCCGGTCCACTGCGTACCACCGGGCCGCGGGACCCGGCCGGTGGGGAGCCGGGGCTCAGCCTGGTGATCCTGGCGCCGCGCGACGGGCTGGCCGCGTACGCGCCCGCGCTCCAGGAAGCCGAGGACCGGATCGCGAGCGGCATCCCCCACCTCTATACGGGCGTTGTGGAGGCCACCGGAGTCGTCGGTCCCCTGGTGCTGCCCGGTTGTACGGCGTGCGGGGGCTGCATGGAGCGGGGGCGGGCGGATCTCGACCCGGGAAGGCCGCGGCTGCTTGCGCAGTGGCGCTCCGGCCGGCGCAGATCCGTGGCCGCCTGCGACGTCGCGCTGGCCACGGCGGTGTCGGGACTGGCTGCCTGCCACGCGCTGTCGTTCCTCGACGGCGGAGCACCGGCGAGCACCGGATCCAGGTGGGAGGTGTCGCTGCCGCAACTGTCCTGGCGGTCCGAACGGATCGTTCCCCACCTCGACTGCGTCTGCGGTGCCGCGGGAAAAACTGAGAGGGGGAACACCTCGGCGGTCACAGCGACGCACGCGACAATGAACGGGTAA
- a CDS encoding ABC1 kinase family protein has protein sequence MSDLPRKAVTRTAKLAALPLGFAGRATWGLGKRIGGKSAEIVARELQQRTAEQLFRVLGELKGGAMKFGQALSVFESALPEEIAGPYRAALTKLQEAAPPMPTRTVHAALEERLGEDWRELFLSFEDKPAAAASIGQVHRAVWHDGRDVAVKVQYPGAGEALLSDLAQLSRFARLLGPLIPGMDIKPLLSELRDRVSEELDYELEAQAQREHAAVFADDPAVLVPDVVHQSDEVLVTEWIDGIPLADVISGGTAEERDRAGQLLAHFLFSGPARTGLLHADPHPGNFRLLPDGQGDGWRLGVLDFGTVDRLPGGLPDTIGECLRMALEGDADAVYGLLCEEGFVKETIDLDPDAVLDYLLPIIEPAEAEEFIFTRGWIRTQAARIADVRSPAHQLGKQLNLPPSYLLIHRVTLSTIGVLCQLNATVRLRAELEEWLPGFLVEAEVAEAEGA, from the coding sequence ATGTCTGATCTTCCCCGGAAGGCGGTCACCCGGACTGCCAAGTTGGCAGCTCTGCCGCTGGGCTTCGCCGGCCGGGCCACCTGGGGGCTGGGAAAACGGATCGGTGGCAAGTCGGCCGAGATCGTGGCCCGCGAGCTCCAACAGCGCACGGCCGAGCAGCTGTTCCGCGTCCTGGGGGAGCTGAAAGGCGGTGCGATGAAGTTCGGGCAGGCGTTGTCGGTCTTCGAATCGGCGCTGCCCGAAGAGATCGCGGGACCGTATCGTGCCGCTCTGACCAAGCTCCAGGAGGCGGCGCCTCCGATGCCGACGCGGACGGTGCACGCGGCGCTGGAGGAACGCCTGGGCGAGGACTGGCGGGAGCTGTTCCTGAGCTTCGAGGACAAACCGGCGGCCGCCGCGTCGATCGGGCAGGTGCACCGTGCGGTGTGGCACGACGGGCGGGACGTCGCCGTGAAGGTGCAGTATCCGGGAGCGGGCGAGGCGCTGCTGTCCGACCTGGCCCAACTGAGCCGATTCGCCCGCCTCTTGGGGCCGCTCATCCCGGGCATGGACATCAAGCCGCTGCTCTCCGAGCTGCGCGACCGGGTGTCCGAGGAACTGGACTACGAACTGGAGGCCCAGGCCCAGCGCGAACACGCCGCGGTATTCGCCGACGACCCCGCCGTACTCGTCCCGGACGTGGTGCACCAGAGCGACGAGGTCCTGGTGACGGAGTGGATCGACGGCATACCGCTGGCCGACGTCATCTCCGGCGGCACCGCCGAGGAACGGGACCGCGCGGGCCAGCTGCTGGCCCACTTCCTCTTCTCCGGCCCCGCACGCACCGGGCTCCTCCACGCCGACCCCCACCCCGGCAACTTCCGGCTGCTGCCCGACGGCCAGGGGGACGGCTGGCGCCTGGGGGTACTGGACTTCGGGACCGTCGACCGGCTGCCGGGCGGGCTGCCCGACACCATCGGCGAATGTCTGCGGATGGCCCTCGAAGGCGACGCGGACGCGGTCTACGGGCTGCTGTGCGAGGAGGGCTTCGTCAAGGAGACCATCGATCTCGACCCGGACGCGGTACTGGACTACCTGCTGCCCATCATCGAACCGGCCGAGGCGGAGGAGTTCATTTTCACCCGCGGCTGGATCCGTACCCAGGCCGCCCGGATAGCCGACGTCAGGTCCCCCGCCCATCAGCTGGGCAAGCAGCTCAACCTTCCGCCGTCGTACCTGCTCATACACCGTGTGACGCTGAGCACGATCGGAGTGCTCTGCCAGCTGAACGCGACGGTGAGGCTCCGGGCCGAGCTCGAGGAGTGGCTGCCCGGATTCCTGGTGGAGGCGGAGGTCGCCGAGGCGGAGGGCGCCTGA
- a CDS encoding WhiB family transcriptional regulator, with protein sequence MQLEAHAPSVPPSETITPPAPTEDSNLTPLTALTALDDAIEKLGVPVPCRSYDPEVFFAESPADVEYAKSLCRTCPLMEACLAGAKERREPWGVWGGELFVQGVVVARKRPRGRPRKNPVAA encoded by the coding sequence GTGCAACTCGAAGCGCACGCCCCGTCCGTACCGCCTTCCGAGACCATCACCCCGCCCGCTCCTACCGAGGATTCGAACTTGACTCCCCTCACCGCGCTCACCGCGCTCGACGACGCCATCGAGAAGCTCGGCGTACCCGTCCCGTGCCGTTCCTACGACCCGGAGGTCTTCTTCGCCGAGTCGCCGGCCGACGTCGAGTACGCCAAGTCCCTCTGCCGCACCTGCCCGCTGATGGAAGCCTGCCTCGCGGGCGCCAAGGAGCGGCGTGAGCCGTGGGGCGTCTGGGGCGGAGAGCTCTTCGTCCAGGGTGTGGTCGTCGCCCGCAAGCGGCCGCGTGGTCGCCCGCGCAAGAACCCGGTTGCGGCATGA